In a single window of the Streptomyces sp. NBC_00353 genome:
- a CDS encoding PP2C family protein-serine/threonine phosphatase: MRVRHRATRFTTPWRPTHGLLIVPLAIIATTALIDINTPETVHLGPFLIAAPALTAAFAGPGLTAALGALAVVAQIVIAALHGGISTPNHEAQIAAVLVISVFLVVFRRLLDRYEQQLGRVRSVAIVAQQGLLRPLPRRIGPLTMASVYIAAEAGAQIGGDLYAVVPAPGVTRMVVGDVRGSGLPAFGHAAVVLGAFRGSAYRNLSLPGVVSHIANASYWNMAQLAEAEPDCNESFVTALVLDVRDDDHSVQLVNCGHPPPMLLRAGHVRTLEVSEPALPLGLGAPSESEYQVETFDFAPGDLLFLYTDGVIEARDRRGTFYPLTDRLAAWTGTCPESLVRHLHDDLLRHVGGRLGDDAVMIAVTKASGDVRGAAASR, translated from the coding sequence ATGCGCGTCCGGCACAGGGCCACCCGTTTCACCACTCCGTGGCGCCCGACCCACGGACTGCTCATCGTGCCGCTCGCGATCATCGCGACGACCGCACTGATCGACATCAACACCCCGGAGACCGTCCACCTCGGTCCGTTCCTCATCGCGGCGCCCGCGCTCACCGCCGCGTTCGCCGGCCCCGGACTGACGGCGGCCCTCGGAGCGCTGGCCGTCGTGGCCCAGATCGTCATCGCCGCGCTGCACGGCGGCATCTCCACACCGAACCACGAGGCGCAGATCGCCGCCGTCCTCGTGATCTCCGTGTTCCTCGTGGTGTTCCGCCGGTTGCTCGACCGGTACGAGCAACAACTGGGCCGGGTGCGCTCGGTGGCGATCGTCGCGCAGCAGGGCCTGCTCCGCCCGCTGCCCCGCCGGATCGGACCGCTCACCATGGCGTCCGTGTACATCGCGGCCGAGGCGGGGGCCCAGATCGGCGGGGACCTGTACGCGGTGGTACCCGCCCCGGGCGTGACCCGCATGGTGGTCGGCGACGTCCGAGGCAGCGGTCTCCCGGCTTTCGGGCACGCCGCGGTGGTGCTGGGGGCGTTCCGCGGGTCGGCGTACCGGAATCTTTCGCTGCCCGGCGTCGTGTCACACATCGCCAACGCCTCGTACTGGAACATGGCGCAGCTCGCCGAGGCCGAACCGGACTGCAACGAGTCGTTCGTGACCGCGCTGGTGCTCGACGTCCGCGACGACGACCACAGCGTTCAGCTGGTGAACTGCGGGCATCCCCCTCCGATGCTGCTGCGCGCCGGGCACGTACGGACACTGGAGGTCAGTGAGCCCGCGCTCCCGCTGGGGCTCGGCGCCCCCTCGGAGAGCGAGTACCAGGTCGAGACATTCGACTTCGCACCCGGCGACCTCCTGTTCCTCTACACCGACGGAGTCATCGAGGCACGCGACCGCAGGGGCACCTTCTACCCGCTCACCGACCGGCTCGCCGCCTGGACGGGGACCTGCCCCGAGTCCCTCGTACGCCACCTGCACGACGACCTGTTGCGCCACGTCGGCGGGCGCCTGGGCGACGACGCCGTCATGATCGCGGTGACGAAGGCGTCCGGCGACGTCAGGGGAGCCGCAGCGAGTAGGTGA
- the mnhG gene encoding monovalent cation/H(+) antiporter subunit G, producing the protein MNVWLQIADTTGAVLVFIGAAICLLGVIGMLRLPDVLSRSHAATKPQSLGLLLVLAGVALRLRSGMDLATLALIGFFQLMTGPVAAHLVARSAYRTGQIDHGELLFDELDAQLTEER; encoded by the coding sequence GTGAACGTCTGGCTCCAGATCGCCGACACGACCGGTGCGGTACTGGTCTTCATCGGCGCGGCCATCTGCCTGCTCGGGGTGATCGGCATGCTGCGGCTGCCGGACGTCCTGTCGCGCAGCCACGCCGCGACGAAGCCGCAGAGCCTCGGCCTGCTGCTGGTCCTCGCCGGAGTCGCGCTGCGGCTGCGCAGCGGCATGGACCTCGCCACGCTCGCGCTGATCGGGTTCTTCCAGCTGATGACCGGACCGGTCGCCGCCCACCTGGTCGCGCGATCGGCGTACCGGACCGGTCAGATCGACCACGGCGAGCTGCTTTTCGACGAACTGGACGCCCAGCTGACCGAAGAACGCTGA
- a CDS encoding monovalent cation/H+ antiporter complex subunit F — translation MSAPETVDQVLLTAAVVVIIIAGAALLARIWRGPSMLDRAISLDVCAALIIAGLGAKSAVARDPFYFPIMLVLAFLGFTGSVGIARFIAVRDRPRKVVRDRPRTEEKPE, via the coding sequence ATGAGTGCACCGGAGACCGTCGACCAGGTTCTGCTGACCGCCGCCGTCGTGGTGATCATTATCGCCGGAGCGGCTCTGCTCGCCCGCATCTGGCGCGGCCCCTCGATGCTGGACCGGGCGATCTCGCTGGATGTGTGCGCCGCCCTCATCATCGCGGGCCTCGGCGCCAAGTCCGCCGTCGCACGAGACCCGTTCTATTTCCCGATCATGCTGGTGCTGGCCTTTCTCGGGTTCACCGGCTCGGTGGGCATCGCCCGCTTCATCGCCGTACGCGACCGGCCGAGGAAAGTCGTACGCGACCGGCCGAGGACCGAGGAGAAACCGGAGTGA
- a CDS encoding Na+/H+ antiporter subunit E: MKRWITLSYRNAELPPFSCEFAGRRRRVLDLPLIAWLTVIWVLLWSSLSWANVVTGVVVAVAVCLAFPLPRVDLGLRLHPWGIVLLAGYLLYDMYTSGVKVTRQIFADHPHRAAVIAVPLRCRSDLMLAATAVAVSNVPGGSVVEVRRATATVFVHVLDADRPAVLDAARQSVWRMERLTVRAFGTRDEIARVAEPPPPLPPPTPPRTDGPGAGS, translated from the coding sequence GTGAAACGCTGGATCACCCTGTCCTACCGGAACGCGGAACTGCCGCCCTTCAGCTGCGAATTCGCCGGCCGTCGACGGCGCGTCCTCGACCTTCCGCTGATCGCCTGGCTCACCGTCATCTGGGTGCTGCTCTGGTCCAGTCTGAGCTGGGCCAATGTGGTGACCGGCGTCGTCGTCGCGGTGGCGGTCTGTCTCGCCTTCCCGCTGCCCCGCGTCGATCTCGGGCTCCGGCTCCACCCGTGGGGCATCGTGCTGCTCGCCGGCTATCTGCTCTACGACATGTACACCTCGGGCGTGAAGGTCACCCGGCAGATCTTCGCCGACCATCCGCACCGGGCCGCCGTCATCGCCGTACCGCTGCGCTGCCGCTCCGACCTGATGCTCGCGGCGACCGCCGTCGCCGTGTCGAACGTGCCCGGGGGATCCGTCGTCGAGGTACGCCGCGCCACGGCCACCGTCTTCGTCCACGTCCTCGACGCGGACCGGCCCGCCGTGCTCGACGCGGCCAGGCAATCCGTCTGGCGAATGGAACGGCTGACGGTACGGGCCTTTGGTACCCGCGACGAGATCGCCCGCGTGGCCGAACCGCCACCGCCACTGCCTCCGCCGACGCCACCACGGACGGACGGGCCGGGGGCGGGCTCATGA
- a CDS encoding Na+/H+ antiporter subunit D — MNALVPLPVLLPLCATGLSLAFGTRLKQFQRIISVAVLTAVLALSVALMIAADSRGPLTVHLGDFAPPIGITLVADRLSGLMLTVSSAVTLCVLVYSLGQGMADRDEETPVAVFHPAYLILVGGVSCTFLAGDLVNLYVGFEIMLVASFVLLTLGGTGPRVRAGSTYVIISLFSSMLFLTAIAMTYAATGTANLAQLAQRLGELPLGVQTLIQAMLLTVFAIKAAVFPLAAWLPDSYPTAPAPVTAVFAGLLTKVGVYCMLRTETLLFPGNRLGDLLMAAALASMMIGILGAVAQTDLKRLLSFILISHIGYMVFGIGLASREAYGGAIVYVAHHITVQTTLFLVAGLIERRTGTTELTRIGGLARAAPVLAALFFVPAMNLAGIPPLSGFIGKLGLMRAGVADGGVWAWILVAGSVATSLLTLYVMAKVWNLAFWRAAPPGQAADGTLLESDDENDSDEDADEGPDRIPGTGDEPILHRHQPAGLAVAATLHGHAVTTTTKLPTLMTAATAAAVALGLSFTVLAGPLTSYTDRTAAELLARSPYIEAVLGR; from the coding sequence GTGAACGCACTCGTCCCGCTGCCGGTGCTACTGCCGCTCTGCGCCACCGGCCTGAGCCTCGCCTTCGGCACCCGGCTCAAACAGTTCCAGCGCATCATCAGCGTCGCCGTGCTCACCGCCGTACTCGCGCTCTCCGTCGCCCTGATGATTGCCGCCGACTCCCGCGGCCCCCTGACCGTCCACCTCGGCGACTTCGCCCCGCCGATCGGAATCACCCTGGTCGCCGACCGGCTGTCCGGGCTGATGCTGACCGTCTCCTCGGCCGTCACCCTCTGCGTGCTGGTCTACTCCCTCGGCCAGGGCATGGCCGACCGCGACGAAGAGACACCCGTGGCGGTCTTCCACCCCGCCTATCTGATCCTGGTCGGCGGGGTCTCCTGCACCTTCCTCGCCGGTGACCTCGTCAACCTCTACGTCGGTTTCGAGATCATGCTGGTGGCGAGCTTCGTGCTGCTCACCCTCGGCGGCACCGGCCCCCGGGTCCGGGCCGGCTCGACATACGTGATCATCTCGCTCTTCTCGTCGATGCTGTTCCTCACCGCGATCGCCATGACATACGCGGCCACCGGCACCGCCAACCTGGCCCAGCTGGCCCAGCGACTGGGCGAACTCCCGCTCGGTGTACAGACCCTGATCCAGGCCATGCTGCTGACCGTGTTCGCCATCAAGGCCGCCGTGTTCCCGCTCGCCGCCTGGCTCCCCGACTCGTACCCCACCGCACCCGCCCCCGTCACCGCCGTCTTCGCGGGCCTGCTCACCAAGGTCGGCGTCTACTGCATGCTCCGTACGGAGACACTGCTCTTCCCCGGCAACCGGCTCGGCGACCTGCTGATGGCGGCCGCGCTCGCCTCGATGATGATCGGCATCCTCGGAGCCGTCGCCCAGACCGACCTGAAGCGGCTGCTCTCCTTCATCCTCATCAGCCACATCGGCTACATGGTCTTCGGTATCGGCCTCGCCTCCCGCGAGGCGTACGGCGGCGCGATCGTCTACGTCGCCCACCACATCACCGTCCAGACGACGCTGTTCCTCGTCGCCGGACTGATCGAGCGCCGCACCGGCACCACCGAACTCACCCGGATCGGCGGACTGGCCAGAGCCGCCCCGGTGCTCGCCGCCCTCTTCTTCGTGCCCGCCATGAACCTTGCCGGGATCCCGCCGCTGTCCGGCTTCATCGGCAAGCTCGGTCTCATGCGGGCCGGTGTCGCCGACGGCGGCGTCTGGGCCTGGATCCTGGTCGCCGGCTCGGTGGCGACCAGCCTGCTGACGCTGTACGTGATGGCCAAGGTCTGGAACCTGGCGTTCTGGCGGGCCGCACCACCCGGCCAGGCCGCGGACGGCACCCTCCTGGAGTCCGACGACGAGAACGACAGCGACGAGGACGCCGACGAGGGCCCGGACCGCATTCCCGGCACCGGCGACGAACCGATCCTGCACCGGCACCAGCCCGCCGGGCTCGCGGTCGCGGCCACCCTCCACGGCCATGCCGTCACCACCACGACGAAGCTGCCGACGCTCATGACCGCCGCCACCGCGGCAGCCGTCGCCCTCGGACTCTCCTTCACCGTGCTCGCCGGACCCCTGACGTCGTACACCGACCGCACGGCCGCCGAACTTCTCGCACGCTCCCCCTACATCGAGGCGGTGCTCGGCCGGTGA
- a CDS encoding Na(+)/H(+) antiporter subunit C has translation MTVSASLLATAAVLCAVGGILMLTRPLTRILLGAVIAGNGINLLVLSATGSAGRAPLLYGVPLWQVTDPLPQAIALTAIVITLATTAFLLAMAYRSHQLTGTDEVHDDLEDRRIALRAEVLGERDELREQYRSASERTAEERTRYREERKRLRARLRADRALQARGRDASGDLWHDVLGADPQDYAEARTEGLAADANRGDTG, from the coding sequence ATGACGGTCAGCGCCTCGCTTCTGGCCACGGCCGCCGTACTGTGTGCCGTCGGCGGCATCCTCATGCTCACCCGCCCCCTCACCCGCATCCTGCTCGGCGCGGTGATCGCGGGCAACGGCATCAACCTGCTCGTCCTGTCCGCCACCGGATCGGCGGGCAGGGCGCCCCTCCTGTACGGCGTCCCGCTGTGGCAGGTGACCGACCCGCTGCCGCAGGCCATCGCCCTGACCGCGATCGTCATCACGCTCGCCACCACGGCGTTCCTCCTCGCCATGGCGTACCGCAGCCACCAGTTGACCGGCACCGACGAGGTCCACGACGATCTGGAGGACCGGCGTATCGCGCTGCGCGCCGAGGTGCTGGGGGAGCGGGACGAACTGCGCGAGCAGTACCGGTCCGCGTCCGAACGCACGGCGGAGGAACGCACCCGGTACCGGGAGGAACGCAAACGCCTCCGGGCCCGGCTCCGCGCCGACCGCGCCCTCCAGGCCCGCGGCCGGGACGCCTCCGGAGACCTCTGGCACGACGTGCTGGGCGCCGACCCGCAGGACTACGCCGAAGCCCGTACCGAAGGCCTTGCCGCAGACGCGAACCGAGGAGACACCGGGTGA
- a CDS encoding Na+/H+ antiporter subunit A → MTALIVCHFVLAACAAPLVRRLGSRAFVVLALPPTAATVWAATQWNTAASGGSVTWSWRWMPAYDVFFELRLDALAELMVLLAAGIGALVLLYCASYFSDDAPRLAGFAGNLLAFAGAMLGLVLADDLITLYLFWELTTVFSYLLIGYSSEQKHSRRSALQALTVTTLGGLAMLVGFLILGQAAGTYRISAIVADPPATSLAISVAVVLILCGALSKSAIWPFSLWLPNAMAAPTPVSAYLHAAAMVKAGVYLVARLAPGFADVPVWRPVVLVLGGATMLLGGWRALRLNDLKLVLAYGTVSQLGFLTLLAGIGNRDAALAAAVMILSHALFKAPLFLVTGIVDHAAGTRDLRRLSGVGRALPYVCAVAVLAAASMAALPPLLGFVAKEAAFDALLHGDAADRWALAVTVAGSTLTVAYAVRFVWGAFARKPGVEDTPVHRVGWAFLAPPALLALCGLVLGPGIGRVHRLLSAYADEFPVPAHPYHLAPWHGFGTALLLSAVATVGGAVLFAGRTSVTRLSRRIAWPTADRVFGRLLLGLERTSLEITGFVQRGSLSGYLATTLLVMLAGQLAVLGVDRPWHGASAPRLWDVPLQGAVAALTCAAALLCLTVSRRMKAVVLAGLTGYGTALLFVVQGGPDLALTQFCVETVSMVVFVLVLRRMPVHFQESVSTWRRAVRIPVALAAAATLSVVVWVAAAARTADPAGAAMVEETAHHGLKDVVATILVDLRAWDTMGESAVLAAAAIGVTSLIYLHRRADGSGLREEVPGRTAWSLTERGLTGLPHGDEGAPERSWLAAGATLAPEHRSVVFEVVARLLFHPILVLSVYLLFCAENMPGGGFVAGLVAGVGLITRYLAGGRFELAEAAPLQPGLFTGLGLFLSTGVALLGLAEGTVLHAWTYHGRLPVFGSYHLGTPVLFDFGVYLLVLGVVLDIVRALGAKIDRQIERAAAEKAAAESAAAEKAAPRGEAGPGATPEAGGAPG, encoded by the coding sequence ATGACAGCGCTCATCGTCTGCCACTTCGTCCTCGCCGCGTGCGCGGCCCCGCTGGTGCGGCGCCTCGGCAGCCGCGCGTTCGTCGTGCTCGCGCTGCCGCCCACGGCCGCCACCGTGTGGGCGGCCACGCAGTGGAACACCGCGGCGTCCGGCGGATCCGTGACCTGGTCGTGGCGGTGGATGCCGGCGTACGACGTCTTCTTCGAACTGCGCCTCGACGCGCTCGCCGAACTCATGGTGCTGCTCGCCGCCGGAATCGGCGCGCTCGTCCTGCTGTACTGCGCCTCGTACTTCTCCGACGACGCCCCCCGGCTGGCCGGCTTCGCAGGGAACCTGCTGGCCTTCGCGGGCGCCATGCTCGGCCTCGTCCTCGCCGACGACCTGATCACGCTCTATCTGTTCTGGGAACTGACCACGGTCTTCTCCTACCTGCTGATCGGATACAGCAGCGAGCAGAAGCACAGCCGCCGCTCCGCGCTCCAGGCGCTCACCGTGACCACGCTCGGCGGCCTCGCGATGCTCGTCGGCTTCCTGATCCTCGGTCAGGCGGCGGGAACGTACCGGATCTCCGCGATCGTCGCCGACCCGCCGGCCACGAGCCTCGCCATCTCGGTGGCCGTGGTGCTGATCCTGTGCGGAGCGCTCTCGAAGTCGGCGATCTGGCCGTTCAGCCTCTGGCTCCCGAACGCCATGGCCGCCCCCACCCCCGTCAGCGCCTATCTGCACGCCGCGGCCATGGTCAAGGCCGGTGTCTACCTGGTGGCCCGCCTCGCGCCCGGTTTCGCCGACGTCCCCGTCTGGCGGCCCGTCGTCCTGGTCCTCGGCGGAGCGACCATGCTGCTCGGCGGCTGGCGGGCGCTGCGGCTGAACGACCTCAAGCTCGTCCTCGCCTACGGCACCGTCAGCCAGCTCGGCTTCCTCACCCTGCTCGCCGGTATCGGCAACCGCGACGCCGCTCTCGCCGCCGCGGTCATGATCCTGAGTCATGCCCTGTTCAAGGCGCCGCTGTTCCTCGTCACCGGCATCGTCGACCATGCGGCGGGCACCCGCGATCTGCGCAGACTCTCCGGCGTCGGCCGGGCGCTGCCGTACGTCTGCGCGGTCGCCGTGCTGGCCGCCGCGTCCATGGCCGCACTGCCCCCGCTGCTCGGATTCGTCGCGAAGGAGGCCGCGTTCGACGCGCTGCTGCACGGCGACGCCGCGGACCGCTGGGCGCTCGCCGTCACCGTGGCGGGCTCGACGCTGACCGTCGCGTACGCCGTACGGTTCGTCTGGGGCGCGTTCGCCCGTAAGCCCGGGGTCGAGGACACCCCGGTGCACCGGGTCGGCTGGGCGTTCCTCGCCCCGCCCGCCCTGCTGGCGCTCTGCGGCCTGGTGCTCGGACCGGGCATCGGCCGGGTCCACCGGCTGCTCAGCGCGTACGCCGACGAGTTCCCCGTACCCGCGCATCCGTATCACCTCGCGCCCTGGCACGGATTCGGCACCGCCCTGCTGCTGTCGGCCGTCGCCACGGTCGGCGGTGCGGTGCTCTTCGCCGGGCGCACCAGCGTGACCCGGCTCTCCCGGCGGATCGCCTGGCCGACCGCCGACCGGGTCTTCGGCCGTCTGCTGCTCGGCCTGGAGCGGACCTCGCTGGAGATCACCGGATTCGTCCAGCGCGGCTCGCTCTCCGGCTACCTCGCCACCACCCTGCTCGTCATGCTCGCCGGACAGCTCGCCGTGCTCGGGGTGGACCGGCCGTGGCACGGGGCGTCGGCGCCGCGGCTCTGGGACGTTCCGCTGCAGGGCGCCGTGGCGGCCCTGACCTGCGCGGCCGCGCTTCTCTGTCTCACCGTCAGCCGCCGGATGAAGGCGGTGGTCCTGGCGGGACTGACGGGGTACGGGACCGCGCTGCTCTTCGTCGTCCAGGGAGGCCCCGATCTGGCGCTCACCCAGTTCTGCGTCGAGACGGTGTCCATGGTCGTGTTCGTGCTGGTGCTGCGGCGGATGCCGGTGCACTTCCAGGAGTCGGTCAGTACGTGGCGGCGCGCGGTACGCATTCCCGTGGCGCTGGCCGCGGCCGCCACCTTGAGCGTGGTGGTGTGGGTCGCGGCGGCCGCACGTACCGCCGACCCCGCCGGGGCCGCCATGGTCGAGGAGACCGCGCACCACGGGCTCAAGGACGTCGTCGCCACCATCCTGGTCGACCTGCGGGCCTGGGACACGATGGGGGAGTCCGCCGTGCTCGCCGCCGCCGCGATCGGCGTGACCAGCCTGATCTATCTGCACCGCCGCGCGGACGGATCCGGGCTGCGCGAGGAGGTCCCCGGACGTACGGCCTGGTCGCTGACGGAGCGCGGACTGACCGGGCTGCCGCACGGCGACGAAGGCGCGCCCGAGCGGAGCTGGCTCGCGGCCGGCGCCACGCTCGCCCCCGAACACCGGTCGGTCGTCTTCGAGGTCGTGGCCCGGCTGCTGTTCCACCCGATCCTCGTGCTCTCCGTCTATCTGCTGTTCTGCGCCGAGAACATGCCGGGCGGCGGGTTCGTCGCCGGGCTCGTCGCCGGTGTCGGGCTGATCACCCGCTATCTGGCGGGCGGCCGCTTCGAACTCGCCGAAGCCGCACCGCTGCAGCCGGGGCTCTTCACCGGCCTCGGGCTGTTCCTCTCCACCGGGGTGGCGCTGCTCGGCCTTGCCGAGGGAACCGTGCTGCACGCCTGGACGTATCACGGCCGGCTGCCCGTGTTCGGCTCGTACCACCTGGGCACGCCGGTCCTCTTCGACTTCGGCGTGTACCTGCTGGTGCTGGGCGTGGTGCTGGACATCGTGCGCGCACTCGGAGCCAAGATCGACCGCCAGATCGAGCGGGCCGCGGCGGAGAAAGCCGCAGCGGAGAGTGCAGCGGCGGAGAAGGCGGCACCCCGGGGGGAAGCGGGACCGGGAGCCACGCCCGAGGCCGGAGGTGCCCCCGGATGA
- a CDS encoding RidA family protein — protein sequence MSPIHRINPAELSPPTGFSHAVTATGSQLVFLAGQTALDRNGKVIGDTLPEQFTTALTNLLTALRAAGGSPADLARVTVYATDVADYRAHAPELGRIWRRLAGRDYPAMAVVGAARLWDEQALVELDGMAVLP from the coding sequence ATGAGTCCGATCCACCGAATCAATCCCGCCGAGCTGTCCCCGCCCACAGGCTTCTCGCACGCCGTCACGGCCACCGGCAGTCAACTGGTCTTCCTGGCCGGGCAGACCGCCCTCGACCGGAACGGCAAGGTCATCGGCGACACACTGCCCGAACAGTTCACGACGGCCCTCACCAATCTGCTCACCGCACTGCGCGCGGCCGGTGGCTCCCCGGCCGATCTGGCCCGGGTCACCGTCTATGCCACCGATGTCGCCGACTACCGCGCGCATGCCCCCGAACTCGGCCGGATCTGGCGGCGGTTGGCGGGCCGCGACTACCCGGCGATGGCGGTCGTCGGGGCGGCCCGGCTCTGGGACGAACAGGCTCTCGTCGAGCTCGACGGGATGGCCGTACTGCCGTGA
- a CDS encoding acyl-CoA dehydrogenase family protein, whose protein sequence is MSAFSLDPSQTAWCEELRALAEQQLRPLAEKGEPGHVNRPLVAALGELGLLDRLFSSGALDLCLLRESLARGCTEAETALALQGLGSYPLVQAGTPAHRERWLPEVREGRAVAAFALSEPGAGSDAAALALGAAHAPDGWRLTGEKCWISNAPEADFYTVFARTTPGAGARGVTAFLVPADRPGLTGTALDMLSPHPIGALTFDGVPVTPDDVLGEPDRGFRVAMNTLNLFRPSVGAFAVGMARAALDATLAHTAQRTAFGGPLKDLQAVSHQVAEMATRTEAARLLVYAAAAAYDAGEPGVPRRAAMAKLYATEAAQYVVDAAVQLHGARALRRGHLLEHLYREVRAPRIYEGASEVQRTIIAKELYATAAQPTVQPEPSGNQESSA, encoded by the coding sequence ATGTCGGCATTCTCGCTCGATCCGTCACAGACCGCCTGGTGCGAGGAGCTGCGCGCCCTGGCCGAGCAGCAGTTGCGCCCCCTCGCCGAGAAGGGCGAACCAGGTCACGTCAACCGCCCACTCGTCGCCGCCCTCGGCGAATTGGGCCTGCTCGACCGGCTGTTCTCCTCCGGAGCACTCGACCTCTGCCTGCTGCGCGAGTCCCTGGCCCGCGGCTGCACGGAGGCCGAGACCGCGCTGGCCCTCCAAGGACTCGGCTCGTACCCATTGGTCCAGGCGGGTACCCCGGCCCACCGTGAACGCTGGCTCCCCGAAGTCCGCGAGGGCCGCGCGGTCGCCGCCTTCGCGCTCAGCGAGCCCGGCGCCGGCTCCGACGCGGCGGCCCTCGCCCTCGGCGCGGCGCACGCCCCGGACGGCTGGCGGCTGACCGGCGAGAAGTGCTGGATCTCCAACGCCCCCGAGGCCGACTTCTACACCGTCTTCGCCCGTACGACTCCCGGCGCCGGAGCCCGCGGCGTCACCGCGTTCCTGGTCCCCGCCGACCGCCCGGGGCTGACCGGCACAGCGCTCGACATGCTCTCCCCGCACCCCATCGGGGCGCTCACCTTCGACGGGGTGCCGGTCACCCCCGACGACGTACTCGGTGAACCCGACCGCGGCTTCCGGGTCGCCATGAACACCCTCAACCTGTTCCGCCCGAGCGTCGGCGCCTTCGCCGTCGGCATGGCCCGCGCCGCGCTCGACGCGACCCTGGCCCACACCGCGCAGCGCACCGCGTTCGGCGGCCCGCTCAAGGATCTGCAGGCCGTCTCGCACCAGGTCGCCGAGATGGCCACCCGCACCGAGGCCGCCCGGCTCCTGGTGTACGCGGCCGCGGCGGCGTACGACGCGGGGGAGCCGGGGGTACCGCGCAGAGCGGCGATGGCGAAGCTGTACGCCACGGAGGCGGCGCAGTACGTCGTCGACGCCGCCGTCCAGCTGCACGGCGCCCGCGCACTGCGCCGCGGCCATCTGCTCGAACACCTCTACCGGGAGGTGCGCGCCCCGCGGATCTACGAGGGCGCCAGCGAGGTCCAGCGCACGATCATCGCCAAGGAGCTGTACGCGACGGCGGCGCAGCCGACCGTGCAGCCGGAGCCGTCCGGGAACCAGGAGTCGTCCGCATGA